In Nitrospira sp., one DNA window encodes the following:
- a CDS encoding kinase: MIISRTPFRISFFGGGTDYPVWFREHGGAVLATTIDKYCYISCRQLPPFFAHRTRIAYSRIELVNNNHEIEHPAVRGVLKYLNIDEGLEIHHDGDLPARTGLGSSSSFTVGLLHTLYALQHIMPSKAQLAEAAIHVEQDVLGEAVGCQDQVLAAHGGLCKATFFPNGDIGYTPIIMRPDRLASFQNHLQLYFTGFSRIASEVAREQIDRTKQRQAELSTMLQMVDEGVSILTGNRDLADFGTMLHEAWMLKRRLTSRITTPAIDAIYAAAREAGAIGGKLLGAGGGGFMLLFAKPEDHERIRLALPGLLQVPFKFEGHGTQIVFYQEDPLMLDDVWAQSSAQTAAQLKATLLGKAA, from the coding sequence ATGATCATCAGCCGAACGCCGTTTCGCATCTCCTTCTTCGGCGGCGGGACCGACTATCCCGTCTGGTTCCGCGAACATGGCGGGGCGGTACTGGCCACGACCATCGATAAGTATTGCTACATCAGTTGTCGCCAGCTGCCGCCATTCTTCGCACATCGCACCAGAATTGCCTACTCCCGGATCGAACTGGTGAACAACAACCACGAGATCGAACATCCCGCGGTGCGCGGCGTGTTGAAGTATCTCAATATCGATGAGGGTCTGGAAATTCATCACGACGGGGACTTACCGGCGCGAACCGGGTTGGGCTCCAGCTCCTCCTTCACCGTCGGCCTGCTCCATACCCTGTATGCCTTGCAACACATCATGCCCAGCAAAGCCCAGTTGGCCGAGGCCGCGATTCATGTCGAGCAGGATGTGCTCGGGGAAGCCGTCGGTTGCCAAGATCAAGTCCTGGCGGCTCACGGAGGGCTCTGCAAAGCGACCTTTTTCCCCAACGGAGACATCGGCTACACCCCGATCATTATGCGCCCGGATCGCCTGGCCTCTTTCCAGAACCACCTGCAACTGTATTTCACAGGGTTCTCGCGAATCGCCTCAGAAGTGGCCCGCGAACAGATCGATCGCACCAAACAGCGACAGGCCGAATTGTCGACCATGCTGCAGATGGTTGATGAAGGCGTCTCAATTCTGACCGGGAATCGTGACCTTGCGGACTTTGGGACCATGCTGCACGAGGCTTGGATGCTCAAACGGCGGTTGACCTCGCGCATCACCACGCCGGCGATCGATGCGATCTATGCGGCAGCCCGAGAGGCTGGGGCAATCGGAGGCAAGTTGCTCGGGGCAGGCGGGGGCGGGTTCATGCTGTTGTTCGCCAAGCCTGAGGATCATGAACGTATCCGACTGGCTCTCCCCGGTCTCTTGCAGGTGCCGTTCAAGTTCGAAGGGCACGGCACGCAAATCGTGTTCTATCAGGAAGATCCACTGATGTTGGACGATGTCTGGGCGCAGAGTTCTGCGCAGACTGCCGCTCAGCTCAAAGCGACGCTCCTCGGAAAGGCCGCATGA
- a CDS encoding NAD(P)-dependent oxidoreductase, with the protein MTTGSTHVLITGGAGYLGSVLTRRLLDRGYAVTVLDNFMYRQNSLMDCCAEEKFQVVRGDCRDERLLTDLLRKADIIIPLAALVGAPLCDRDRVGAYTVNFEAVQLLCKLSSPRQQIIFPVTNSGYGIGQPGVPCTEESPLRPISLYGETKVKAERVVLDHGNAITLRLATVFGVSPRMRMDLLVNDFVWRAVHDRAVVVFEGHCKRNYIHIRDVVRTFLHTIDHFEAMKNRPYNVGLDDANLSKLELCREIQRLLPQFVSFEAPIGEDPDKRDYIVSNRRLLESGFKPEWSLERGIRELIKCYTIVKAGQYANV; encoded by the coding sequence ATGACGACAGGCTCGACACATGTCCTCATCACCGGAGGCGCCGGATATCTGGGGTCAGTGCTGACCAGACGATTGCTCGACCGCGGGTATGCGGTGACGGTCCTCGACAATTTTATGTACCGGCAAAACAGCCTGATGGATTGTTGCGCCGAGGAGAAGTTTCAGGTGGTGCGCGGCGACTGCCGCGATGAACGGCTGCTGACAGACCTGCTGCGCAAAGCCGATATCATCATTCCGCTCGCCGCCCTGGTCGGAGCGCCCTTGTGCGACAGAGATCGGGTCGGAGCCTACACCGTGAACTTCGAAGCCGTGCAACTGCTCTGCAAACTGTCATCTCCGCGGCAGCAGATCATTTTCCCTGTGACCAACAGCGGCTACGGCATCGGTCAACCGGGCGTGCCCTGCACGGAAGAATCGCCGCTCAGGCCGATCAGCCTGTACGGCGAAACCAAGGTCAAAGCAGAGCGGGTGGTGCTCGATCACGGCAACGCGATCACGCTGCGGTTGGCAACGGTGTTCGGCGTGTCTCCCCGGATGCGCATGGACTTGCTCGTCAACGATTTCGTTTGGCGGGCCGTGCACGATCGCGCCGTGGTCGTGTTTGAAGGGCACTGCAAGCGGAACTATATCCATATCCGTGATGTCGTGCGGACGTTCCTCCACACGATCGACCACTTTGAGGCAATGAAGAACCGCCCGTACAACGTGGGCCTGGATGATGCCAACCTCTCCAAGCTCGAACTCTGCCGCGAGATTCAACGCTTGCTCCCGCAGTTCGTGTCGTTCGAGGCGCCGATCGGCGAAGATCCTGACAAACGCGACTATATCGTCTCGAACCGGCGTCTACTGGAAAGCGGGTTCAAGCCGGAATGGTCGCTGGAGCGAGGCATCCGTGAACTGATCAAGTGTTACACCATCGTCAAGGCAGGGCAGTACGCCAATGTGTGA
- a CDS encoding aminotransferase class I/II-fold pyridoxal phosphate-dependent enzyme, translating to MTLHAQNAKLNLRWCLAQDTIDRQDIDRLIDWLKTYPRLTKGALTVEFEQQWSEWLGRPHSVDCNSGSSANLLMYYALLRSGLLRNTNVIVPSVGWVTSIAPAIQFGFTPYMCEADPDTFGLDLNHLEDLLKRHQAQTVLLVQVLGVPHRMRELQALKDRYGFYLLEDACAAIGAEYEGKKVGTFGDMASFSFYFGHQMSTIEGGMVSCGDRRFADLLLMLRSHGWSKDLPATRHEELVEQYQIDDFHSPFVFYEPGFNLRSTDLNAFIGIEQLRKLDWMTGRRQFNHDEYLRQLGGRFYTQRPPQGSKVASISFGLLADSPEQRKRIVRALVAEGVETRIFSAGNLGLHPFWMNRYGKASFPVADRVHHCGFFLPNHASMTEEDVAHISRIVLEAA from the coding sequence ATGACGCTGCATGCCCAGAACGCCAAGCTGAATCTGCGATGGTGCCTCGCGCAGGACACGATCGACCGCCAAGACATCGACCGGCTGATCGACTGGCTCAAGACCTATCCGCGCCTGACGAAGGGGGCGCTCACCGTCGAGTTCGAGCAGCAGTGGTCTGAATGGCTCGGACGTCCGCATTCGGTCGATTGCAATTCCGGTTCGTCGGCCAATCTCCTGATGTACTACGCCTTGCTGCGTTCTGGCCTATTGCGGAATACGAACGTCATCGTTCCCAGCGTCGGGTGGGTGACGTCGATCGCACCGGCCATACAGTTTGGTTTTACGCCCTATATGTGCGAGGCCGATCCCGACACGTTCGGACTCGATCTCAACCATCTCGAAGACCTGCTTAAACGGCACCAGGCGCAGACCGTTCTGCTGGTGCAGGTGCTGGGCGTTCCACATCGCATGCGAGAGCTGCAGGCGCTCAAGGATCGTTACGGCTTCTATCTCCTGGAGGACGCCTGCGCGGCCATCGGCGCCGAATACGAAGGCAAGAAGGTCGGAACGTTCGGCGACATGGCCAGCTTTTCCTTTTACTTCGGCCACCAAATGTCCACGATCGAAGGCGGCATGGTGTCGTGCGGCGACCGGCGATTTGCAGACCTGCTGCTCATGCTACGCAGCCATGGATGGAGCAAAGATCTGCCGGCCACACGCCACGAGGAATTGGTCGAACAGTATCAGATCGACGACTTTCACTCGCCCTTCGTGTTTTACGAGCCAGGCTTCAACCTGCGTTCGACTGATCTCAACGCGTTCATCGGCATCGAACAACTGCGGAAGTTGGATTGGATGACGGGACGGCGACAGTTCAACCATGATGAGTACCTGCGGCAGTTGGGGGGGCGGTTTTACACACAGCGACCGCCGCAAGGCAGCAAGGTCGCGAGTATTTCGTTCGGATTGCTGGCCGATAGCCCGGAGCAACGAAAACGTATCGTCCGCGCGCTGGTGGCCGAGGGAGTGGAGACTCGCATCTTTTCAGCCGGCAATCTTGGCCTGCATCCGTTCTGGATGAATCGCTATGGGAAAGCTAGTTTTCCCGTGGCGGACCGGGTCCATCATTGCGGATTTTTTCTGCCCAACCACGCCTCGATGACCGAGGAGGATGTGGCGCACATTTCTCGCATTGTCTTGGAGGCCGCATGA
- a CDS encoding flagellar brake protein codes for MSGLLVHRHPASFLEVGLSLQLSLVGEESGAQYGSTVLGWKQRSWIICEWPFHFGQPIACVAGATCLLRYIHHGTIIGYRADVLEARLEPFPFLLLTFPSQVEAVPLRKHGRVLAREPVVVIQVVDGSTGGPSAQQPRIGGLLTDLSQSGCAVRLRRPIQEFFPGMLLRLEFEIVGTGHVNNLTAIVRNVSLQADGTHLGLEFRFDGKETIEYRGWGGSVRKALESFVLQKHSLESA; via the coding sequence ATGAGCGGCCTGCTCGTGCATCGTCATCCCGCGTCATTTCTCGAAGTCGGTCTCTCCCTGCAGCTCAGCCTCGTGGGAGAAGAAAGCGGCGCGCAGTATGGCTCCACGGTACTCGGCTGGAAGCAGCGCAGTTGGATCATCTGTGAGTGGCCGTTTCATTTCGGGCAACCGATCGCCTGTGTCGCCGGCGCCACCTGTCTACTCCGCTACATCCATCACGGAACGATCATCGGGTATCGCGCCGATGTCCTGGAAGCCAGGCTGGAACCGTTTCCCTTCCTGCTTCTGACCTTTCCTTCGCAGGTGGAAGCCGTCCCGTTGCGTAAACATGGACGGGTGTTGGCTCGGGAGCCTGTGGTGGTGATCCAGGTTGTCGACGGGTCCACCGGCGGACCATCGGCCCAGCAGCCACGCATCGGTGGGCTGCTGACGGATCTGAGTCAGTCCGGATGTGCCGTGCGCCTGCGGCGCCCGATACAGGAGTTTTTTCCCGGCATGCTTCTGCGATTGGAATTCGAAATTGTCGGGACCGGACACGTCAACAATCTGACGGCCATCGTGCGAAACGTGTCACTGCAGGCTGACGGCACGCACCTTGGGCTGGAATTCCGTTTCGACGGGAAGGAAACCATCGAATATCGCGGGTGGGGCGGATCGGTCAGAAAAGCCCTCGAATCCTTCGTGCTTCAGAAACATTCCCTCGAATCCGCCTAG
- a CDS encoding DUF3391 domain-containing protein: protein MDSTKRIPIDQLTVGMFITGLDQPWYRTPFLLHKWLVSNPDDIVQLKRHGIQVVTIDTKRGVDVGATPTPPPAPESQPIQAESASVPAAAADPVPAEAPSPAAAAASVYQQAMDAVERVFVDIESGQPPKIAALKPVVRDLLKQITEQPEAMMIQFCLDKMRRFDGTLANHGMDVCVLTLILAVENGCTEPEMEALGLGALLHDIGFVRLPRNLYRKPSPLTEPEQVLMRQHPQLAATVLSQAERVPETVTRIIAEHHEFQDGTGFPKVAKAGTVSPLTQLMALADTYDDLVTTRYGRAPLLPHDAIRQLFVLGAKGRYDKTIVEVAIKVLGVYPLGSLIKLNTNECAVVIGLNHEDRLRPKIRIIKGEDGERRQDPVDIDLQNQPADQPTRSILRALDPDAEHLDLPQYLDLVAGGTSR from the coding sequence ATGGACTCGACGAAACGCATTCCCATCGATCAATTGACCGTCGGCATGTTTATCACCGGCCTGGATCAACCCTGGTATCGGACGCCGTTTCTGCTCCACAAATGGCTGGTGTCCAATCCCGATGATATCGTCCAGCTCAAACGCCACGGTATTCAAGTCGTGACCATCGATACGAAGCGTGGGGTGGATGTCGGGGCCACCCCGACGCCACCCCCGGCACCTGAGTCCCAGCCCATCCAGGCCGAGTCCGCTTCCGTCCCGGCAGCGGCTGCCGATCCCGTCCCTGCCGAAGCGCCGTCCCCCGCGGCGGCCGCTGCCAGCGTGTATCAGCAGGCCATGGACGCAGTGGAACGGGTCTTTGTCGATATTGAATCCGGGCAGCCACCAAAAATCGCGGCACTGAAACCGGTCGTGCGCGATCTGCTGAAGCAGATCACCGAACAGCCGGAAGCGATGATGATTCAATTCTGTCTGGATAAGATGCGCCGCTTTGATGGAACCCTCGCCAATCACGGCATGGATGTCTGCGTGCTGACGCTGATTCTGGCCGTGGAAAACGGCTGCACCGAACCGGAGATGGAAGCGCTCGGCTTGGGCGCGCTGCTCCATGATATCGGGTTCGTTCGCCTGCCGCGGAATCTCTATCGAAAACCCTCGCCGCTGACGGAACCGGAACAAGTGCTGATGCGGCAACATCCCCAGTTGGCGGCCACCGTGTTGTCGCAAGCCGAACGAGTACCGGAAACCGTGACGAGGATCATTGCAGAGCATCACGAATTTCAGGACGGAACCGGATTTCCCAAAGTGGCAAAGGCCGGCACCGTCTCTCCCCTCACCCAATTGATGGCGTTGGCGGACACCTATGATGATCTCGTGACGACCAGATACGGTCGCGCGCCGCTGCTGCCCCATGATGCCATCCGCCAGCTCTTTGTTCTGGGGGCTAAGGGGCGATACGACAAGACCATCGTGGAGGTCGCCATCAAAGTGTTGGGCGTGTATCCACTGGGGAGTCTCATCAAGCTCAACACCAACGAATGCGCCGTGGTGATCGGCCTGAACCATGAAGACCGGTTGCGGCCGAAGATCCGCATCATCAAGGGTGAGGACGGAGAGCGTCGGCAGGATCCGGTGGATATCGACCTTCAGAATCAGCCGGCCGATCAGCCGACCCGCTCAATCCTTCGCGCGTTGGATCCCGACGCCGAACATCTCGACCTGCCGCAATACCTCGACCTTGTAGCCGGAGGAACCTCCCGATGA
- a CDS encoding response regulator yields MSRGSHSSFPEANHPDGPDLPIEALYLLWDAVPLGVCLLTADSRVVFANRAAARLFHRTPTDCVQKTLTDLLGQTVELKASLRSSGVWKVPEGTGVDLPGAAETIDADEPAFALIEWEQLRLSGIQGVAALLTLCDVTRECELETDRDRLATVAEESPYPIVEIDRNGNILYVNPAMVEVLCRFGYDLGGKPEILPDNLPALVATCLLEGRTIRSQEVVRGEACYSWTLCPVPSNQLVRAYGIDLSEVHATHRALNATADHLRESNRQLDQALQQAQAAAQAKSAFLAMITHELRTPMNGVIGMASLLLDTPLTDEQRSFTQTIQQCGEAQLSLINDVLECSKIEAGKLELESLDFSLRTTVEDVLSQFAERAQRKGLEITGLVHASVPNALRGDPGRLRQVLTNFVGNAVKFTEQGEVTLQAFLEQESPAGVTIKFEVTDSGIGISEEVQGKLFQAFAQADSSTTRKYGGTGLGLAISKQLVELMGGQVGVRSRPGEGATFWCTAVFQKQPDCTPAIVPSADLTGRRVLIVDDNESNRTILHHLVSGWGMQDSQARNAAEAMEMLTRAAAEGKPYEAAVLDMLMPGKDGLQLAQDMKAHPHGAGVRLVVLTSLIQPGHAERARRAGFAAYLTKPVRHDQLQGCLRVVFGLQQGPGATGSGQGVSHTAAPPLITRHTLAEQSTRPRILVAEDNMVNQKLAVRMLDRLGYQPDVVSNGQEAVTAFERGSYAAIVMDCQMPVVDGYEATRQIRQMEQRPDVSRKQAHIPIIALTANAMPGDRERCKVSGMDDYLTKPVKTDDLGLILQRWAPLAAAADAPAPVPRRETSKTDARVFDASAMLANIGGDTELFDQLIKLFLDRHDLLMKDIETAIGQTDASALERAAHSLKGTAANLCAPEVVLLAGQLEATGRLGTLTEAPSLLVQLDRTVQELVSVLSRQASPPPAS; encoded by the coding sequence ATGAGCCGTGGGTCACACTCGTCGTTTCCTGAGGCGAACCACCCTGACGGACCTGACCTTCCGATCGAGGCGCTCTATCTCCTATGGGACGCCGTGCCCCTGGGCGTGTGTTTGCTGACGGCCGACTCCCGCGTCGTGTTTGCAAACCGTGCTGCCGCTCGCCTGTTTCACCGCACACCGACAGACTGTGTGCAGAAGACGTTGACCGATCTCCTCGGGCAAACGGTTGAGTTGAAGGCGTCGTTGCGGTCGTCGGGCGTCTGGAAGGTGCCGGAAGGAACAGGCGTCGACTTGCCGGGCGCGGCAGAAACCATCGACGCCGACGAGCCAGCCTTCGCGCTGATCGAATGGGAACAATTGCGACTCTCCGGTATCCAGGGCGTTGCCGCGCTGCTGACGCTGTGTGATGTCACTCGCGAATGCGAGTTGGAAACCGATCGTGATCGGCTGGCCACCGTCGCGGAGGAAAGCCCCTACCCCATTGTTGAAATCGACCGGAATGGCAACATTCTCTACGTGAACCCCGCCATGGTCGAAGTCCTCTGTCGATTCGGGTACGACCTTGGTGGCAAACCGGAGATTCTTCCGGACAATCTTCCCGCCCTGGTTGCCACCTGTTTGCTTGAGGGACGCACCATTCGCTCGCAGGAGGTCGTCCGCGGGGAAGCCTGTTACAGTTGGACGTTGTGCCCGGTTCCCAGCAACCAACTCGTGCGGGCCTATGGCATCGACCTCTCCGAAGTGCACGCGACCCATCGAGCCTTGAACGCCACGGCCGACCATCTACGGGAGAGCAATCGCCAGTTGGACCAAGCGCTACAACAGGCGCAGGCTGCGGCACAGGCGAAGTCGGCGTTTTTGGCGATGATCACGCATGAGTTGCGCACGCCGATGAACGGGGTCATCGGCATGGCCAGCCTTCTGCTCGACACCCCACTGACGGACGAGCAGCGATCGTTCACCCAGACGATCCAGCAATGCGGTGAGGCGCAACTGTCGCTCATCAATGACGTGTTGGAATGCAGCAAGATTGAAGCCGGCAAACTGGAACTCGAAAGTCTCGATTTTTCTCTGCGCACCACGGTGGAAGACGTCTTGTCACAATTCGCCGAGCGGGCCCAGCGCAAAGGACTGGAGATCACAGGCCTGGTGCATGCTTCCGTGCCGAATGCGCTCCGGGGAGATCCGGGCCGGTTGCGGCAGGTGTTGACCAATTTCGTGGGCAACGCCGTGAAGTTCACCGAACAGGGTGAAGTCACGCTGCAGGCTTTCCTGGAACAAGAAAGTCCGGCCGGCGTGACGATTAAGTTCGAGGTCACCGATTCCGGCATCGGCATCAGTGAAGAAGTGCAAGGCAAACTTTTTCAGGCCTTCGCGCAGGCCGATAGCTCCACCACGCGCAAGTACGGTGGAACAGGACTCGGTCTCGCGATTTCCAAGCAGTTGGTCGAATTGATGGGTGGCCAGGTTGGTGTGCGCAGTCGTCCGGGCGAGGGCGCGACCTTCTGGTGTACAGCCGTCTTTCAGAAACAGCCAGATTGTACCCCGGCCATTGTGCCGTCTGCTGATCTCACCGGTCGACGCGTCCTGATCGTTGATGACAATGAATCCAATCGAACGATCTTGCATCATCTCGTGTCTGGATGGGGCATGCAGGATAGTCAGGCTCGCAATGCGGCAGAGGCGATGGAGATGTTGACACGGGCGGCTGCGGAAGGAAAGCCATACGAGGCAGCAGTCCTGGACATGCTCATGCCAGGGAAAGACGGACTTCAACTTGCCCAAGATATGAAGGCGCATCCGCACGGCGCTGGTGTGCGTTTGGTCGTTCTCACCTCATTGATTCAACCGGGGCATGCGGAGCGGGCTCGCCGCGCCGGATTTGCTGCCTATCTGACGAAGCCGGTTCGCCATGATCAATTACAGGGCTGTCTTCGGGTCGTTTTCGGATTGCAACAGGGGCCAGGAGCCACCGGTAGCGGCCAGGGCGTGAGTCACACAGCCGCGCCGCCTCTGATCACCAGGCATACATTGGCAGAGCAATCCACGCGACCAAGAATTCTGGTGGCCGAAGACAACATGGTCAACCAGAAGCTGGCTGTCCGCATGCTGGATCGACTTGGCTATCAACCTGACGTCGTGTCCAATGGCCAGGAAGCAGTGACGGCGTTCGAACGGGGATCCTATGCTGCGATCGTGATGGATTGTCAGATGCCCGTCGTGGACGGATACGAAGCCACCAGGCAGATCCGGCAGATGGAACAGCGACCGGATGTATCCCGGAAGCAAGCGCATATTCCCATCATTGCGTTGACCGCCAATGCTATGCCTGGCGACCGTGAGCGGTGCAAGGTCTCCGGCATGGACGACTATTTGACCAAACCGGTAAAAACCGACGATCTGGGGCTCATCCTGCAACGGTGGGCTCCCTTGGCAGCGGCTGCAGATGCTCCAGCACCTGTGCCGCGCCGGGAGACGAGCAAGACCGATGCGCGCGTGTTTGACGCGTCCGCGATGTTAGCCAACATCGGTGGTGATACCGAACTATTCGACCAACTGATTAAGCTGTTTTTGGACCGGCATGATCTATTGATGAAGGACATTGAAACGGCGATCGGCCAAACCGATGCGTCCGCGCTGGAACGGGCCGCTCACAGTCTCAAAGGAACCGCCGCCAATCTCTGCGCCCCAGAGGTGGTCTTGCTGGCAGGCCAGTTGGAAGCGACTGGCCGGCTGGGGACGCTGACCGAAGCCCCGTCCCTCCTCGTGCAGTTGGACCGCACGGTTCAGGAACTCGTGTCCGTCTTGTCACGCCAAGCGAGTCCTCCCCCCGCATCCTGA
- a CDS encoding flagellar assembly protein FliW produces the protein MKCQSTRFGTFEVKDETLLVFPSGILGFPDWTQYVMLDHDTDAPFKWLQCLEEPQLAFVILDPGYFKPDYEITIPTDALIEIQSKDDDDELSVVTILTIPSDDPTAVTANLRGPLIMNHRTRLCKQLVLSEDLPTRFPLFAPSAQNQAPATAA, from the coding sequence ATGAAGTGTCAGTCGACCAGGTTCGGGACGTTTGAGGTCAAGGACGAGACGCTGCTGGTGTTTCCTTCCGGCATTCTGGGGTTCCCGGATTGGACTCAGTATGTCATGCTCGACCATGATACGGATGCGCCGTTTAAATGGCTGCAATGCCTCGAGGAACCGCAGCTTGCCTTTGTCATCCTCGATCCGGGCTACTTCAAGCCCGACTATGAAATCACCATTCCGACGGATGCGTTGATCGAAATTCAAAGCAAGGACGACGACGACGAGCTCTCCGTCGTCACGATCCTGACCATTCCCTCTGATGATCCCACAGCCGTGACCGCCAACCTGCGCGGTCCGTTGATCATGAACCATCGCACGAGACTCTGCAAACAATTGGTGCTCTCCGAGGATCTTCCGACGCGGTTTCCCCTGTTTGCTCCCTCCGCACAGAATCAGGCTCCTGCAACGGCCGCATAG
- the csrA gene encoding carbon storage regulator CsrA translates to MLVLTRRRGEGVTIGPDVRIVVLGIKGGQVRLGIEAPPNVQVHRDEVHARIQDENRIAAGPGVIPLEAFRQLSNKTGRRGG, encoded by the coding sequence ATGCTGGTCTTAACACGTCGTCGGGGAGAGGGCGTCACCATCGGTCCCGATGTCCGCATTGTGGTGCTTGGCATCAAAGGCGGGCAGGTCAGATTGGGAATCGAAGCACCGCCCAATGTGCAAGTCCATCGTGATGAAGTGCATGCGAGGATCCAAGACGAGAATCGCATTGCGGCGGGGCCCGGAGTCATCCCTCTGGAAGCCTTCCGCCAATTGTCCAATAAAACGGGCCGCCGGGGAGGCTGA
- the flgL gene encoding flagellar hook-associated protein FlgL, translated as MRVADQQMYNTLLGNLQRSRLQMLTSQEQVSSQKRVSTPEDDPSSYGQIVLDKSALSQTTQWNRNIDFGTARVNAADQALGQVQTLITRVRELTIQASSDTTSAEGRQGIAKEVRQLQRQLVQLGNTEVAGQAVFGGTKTNVSPFVITSGDTVTYQGNTETQSIAVGKNQTVQILIPGSSIFTGGTTNMFDSLRDLLTALESNNRPGIQTGIGNLDLATAQISDAQGTVGALANRLQVTHDALDTATLTISKAISDNQDADLAAAISQLSLQQVAVQAASQTFSKIFNASLLNYLP; from the coding sequence ATGAGAGTCGCCGACCAACAGATGTACAACACCCTGCTCGGCAATCTCCAACGTTCCCGGTTACAGATGCTGACCTCGCAGGAGCAGGTCTCCAGCCAAAAACGCGTCTCGACCCCCGAAGATGATCCGAGTTCCTATGGCCAGATCGTCCTCGACAAATCCGCGCTCTCCCAGACGACGCAATGGAATCGCAATATCGATTTCGGGACGGCCCGGGTGAATGCCGCCGACCAGGCGTTAGGGCAAGTCCAAACCCTCATTACACGAGTTCGCGAGTTGACTATTCAAGCGAGCAGCGACACCACCTCAGCCGAAGGTCGTCAAGGCATTGCGAAGGAGGTGCGCCAACTGCAGCGCCAGTTAGTGCAGCTCGGCAATACGGAAGTCGCCGGGCAGGCGGTGTTCGGCGGAACAAAAACCAATGTCAGTCCCTTCGTCATCACGAGCGGGGACACGGTGACCTATCAGGGCAACACGGAGACCCAGTCGATTGCGGTGGGAAAAAATCAGACCGTGCAGATCCTGATTCCGGGAAGCAGCATTTTTACCGGCGGCACCACGAACATGTTCGATTCGCTCCGGGATTTGCTCACGGCGCTCGAAAGCAACAATCGCCCAGGCATTCAAACTGGAATCGGCAATCTTGATCTGGCGACGGCGCAGATCAGTGATGCGCAGGGGACAGTCGGGGCGCTAGCCAACCGGCTGCAAGTCACCCACGACGCGCTGGATACGGCGACGTTGACCATTTCCAAGGCCATTTCCGATAACCAGGATGCCGATCTCGCCGCGGCAATCAGCCAATTGAGTCTTCAGCAGGTCGCGGTGCAGGCCGCCAGCCAGACATTCAGCAAAATTTTCAACGCCTCGTTGCTCAACTATCTGCCGTAA